The following proteins are co-located in the Apium graveolens cultivar Ventura chromosome 5, ASM990537v1, whole genome shotgun sequence genome:
- the LOC141661210 gene encoding uncharacterized protein LOC141661210 yields MTAGGYEMVVDLEAHKCACKKWELSGIPCYHACACITWSKKGYETFIHQYFTKDLFLECYKYIVEPICGEEEWTETPYPKPLPPEVKPQTGRPKNKRSKKNDVVGVDATRLKMQHTTVKCTYCTEYGSKVHFMYLYFGCQTTCNTNFHYLSLETPQ; encoded by the coding sequence ATGACAGCTGGAGGTTATGAGATGGTGGTTGACTTAGAGGCACATAAATGTGCTTGCAAGAAATGGGAATTATCAGGTATCCCATGTTATCATGCTTGTGCATGCATAACATGGAGTAAAAAAGGTTATGAAACATTTATTCATCAATATTTTACTAAAGACCTTTTCTTGGAATGCTACAAATATATTGTTGAGCCTATCTGTGGTGAAGAGGAATGGACGGAGACCCCATATCCTAAACCTCTTCCACCAGAGGTCAAGCCTCAAACAGGTAGGCCTAAAAATAAAAGGAGCAAGAAAAATGATGTGGTTGGTGTTGATGCAACTAGGTTGAAAATGCAACATACAACTGTTAAGTGCACCTATTGCACTGAGTATGGGAGTAAAGTGCACTTTATGTACTTATATTTTGGATGTCAGACCACTTGCAATACTAACTTTCACTATCTCTCACTTGAAACACCGCAGTAA
- the LOC141661209 gene encoding uncharacterized protein LOC141661209 encodes MASSNVAAGEDLLDVMCDCYRMSVMKTRWFGVNAGRRFGECGDDNCGYHKWIDRPLSAQAVEVIEELQQRNIDAIDKLRRRIDRMVARHQAQLDKLKRKEEFIVIAMFVLFSLMMNMVLQSLG; translated from the coding sequence ATGGCCTCCTCCAATGTTGCTGCTGGTGAAGACTTGCTCGATGTCATGTGTGATTGTTACCGAATGAGTGTTATGAAGACTCGTTGGTTTGGAGTAAATGCAGGCAGGAGGTTCGGAGAATGTGGAGATGATAATTGCGGGTATCACAAGTGGATCGACCGACCACTTAGTGCTCAAGCAGTAGAGGTGATTGAAGAGCTACAACAAAGAAATATTGATGCGATCGACAAGCTCAGGCGGAGGATAGATCGAATGGTTGCAAGGCACCAAGCTCAGTTGGATAAGCTGAAGAGGAAAGAAGAATTTATAGTCATTGCAATGTTTGTCCTTTTCTCTCTCATGATGAACATGGTGCTGCAGTCATTGGGATAA